A portion of the Glycine max cultivar Williams 82 chromosome 10, Glycine_max_v4.0, whole genome shotgun sequence genome contains these proteins:
- the LOC100792820 gene encoding uncharacterized protein, with product MGNCFFGAMSDPDAAAIKVITSNGGIMEFSAPVTVSFITNEFPGHAIFRSHDLFWKPLSQFEELEPGQSYYLLPFSNRNNNNNNNNSNNNIDTLPCDGENVNVVVRQGHVRSQSVPTISNPALYRMSLDYHHHNQGMGLLKRSSNNNIDAFSSRSSGVVNSSNSIGGGGSSRFWKVKLVITPEQLLDILAQEARTKELIESVRMVAKCGINAGGAISNSAAGMISDQWSLSSSSWSISSKIDALVGI from the coding sequence ATGGGAAACTGCTTCTTTGGGGCCATGTCAGATCCTGATGCAGCAGCAATCAAAGTGATAACATCAAACGGTGGTATCATGGAATTCAGTGCTCCAGTGACCGTGAGTTTCATCACCAACGAGTTCCCGGGGCACGCCATTTTCAGAAGCCACGACCTCTTTTGGAAACCACTAAGCCAATTCGAAGAACTGGAGCCAGGCCAATCCTACTATCTGCTACCATTCAGCAacagaaacaacaacaacaacaacaacaacagcaacaataaTATAGACACTCTACCATGTGATGGTGAAAATGTTAACGTTGTTGTGAGACAAGGGCATGTTAGATCTCAAAGTGTTCCTACAATCTCAAACCCTGCCTTGTATAGAATGTCCTTGGACTACCACCACCACAACCAGGGAATGGGGTTGCTCAAGAGGTCCTCGAATAATAACATTGATGCCTTCTCTAGCAGGAGCAGTGGTGTTGTTAATAGCAGCAACAgtattggtggtggtggtagcaGTAGGTTTTGGAAAGTGAAGCTTGTGATCACCCCAGAACAGTTGCTGGACATTTTGGCACAAGAGGCTCGAACCAAGGAGTTGATAGAGAGTGTAAGGATGGTAGCAAAATGTGGAATTAATGCTGGTGGTGCTATTTCAAATTCAGCTGCAGGTATGATTTCTGATCAGTGGAGCCTTTCCAGCTCCAGTTGGAGTATTTCCTCCAAGATTGATGCCTTAGTAGGCATTTAA